In a single window of the Propionispora vibrioides genome:
- a CDS encoding helix-turn-helix domain-containing protein, whose translation MSETENLKLEEITTAIKSTKDCRMLERYQAVKLYLEGSQVDQIAEIISRCRVTVGSYIRAYLAKGLSGLERKLPPGRQPFLSDTQKQQVKQVVSQRPEEVGFPGELNWTCSLVASWIYCQFQIKYSDRGVLFLLHDLGFSYTHSTYTLVKANDGEKGESLKKN comes from the coding sequence ATGAGTGAAACGGAAAATCTAAAACTAGAAGAAATCACAACTGCAATAAAATCAACTAAAGATTGCCGTATGCTTGAGAGATACCAGGCAGTTAAGTTGTATTTAGAAGGCTCGCAGGTTGACCAGATTGCTGAAATTATCAGTAGATGCCGCGTAACAGTTGGTTCTTATATTCGTGCTTATTTAGCAAAGGGCCTTTCCGGTTTAGAGCGTAAACTTCCTCCTGGCCGACAGCCTTTTTTGAGTGACACGCAAAAGCAACAGGTAAAACAGGTGGTTTCCCAACGTCCTGAAGAAGTTGGCTTTCCTGGCGAACTGAATTGGACATGTTCGTTAGTCGCCTCCTGGATTTATTGTCAATTCCAAATAAAATATTCAGATCGTGGGGTATTGTTTTTACTGCATGATCTGGGTTTTAGCTACACACATTCTACCTATACACTGGTTAAAGCAAATGATGGAGAGAAAGGAGAAAGCTTAAAAAAAAATTAG
- a CDS encoding efflux RND transporter periplasmic adaptor subunit: MQLSALSSKINRKKLYLTLSVIAGLCILGSVLWKGQQPAQETLKEIPAVRTTVIGGSDISQGYTYAGEVRGRYESQLAFQVNGKIIKRNIQLGSKVDAGDVLLQIDAKDVLQTVNNYSAQVDSAESQLQLAESNLKRYRELLEGGAISQSQYDQYVNAYKVAVAGVRQTQAQYTQGTNQLDYTLLKADKPGIVSGISAEIGQVVSAGQVIVTVVQDGEREVEISVPENRIEGLRKAEKIQVSFWALPEVTVTGKIREISPMADQTTRTFKVRVSLVNPPPEMKLGMTAAVAINDSTMQPTVNIPVAAVYQAEGNTPAVWVVTDGRVTLRSIQTGNYGKDNTIQVISGLQQGDRIVIAGVHKLTEGQQVSIGGDSL, from the coding sequence ATGCAATTATCAGCTTTATCAAGTAAAATCAACCGAAAAAAATTATACTTAACCCTGTCTGTAATCGCCGGCTTGTGCATTCTCGGCAGTGTACTCTGGAAAGGACAGCAGCCTGCCCAGGAAACTCTCAAGGAAATTCCTGCAGTACGTACTACCGTCATTGGTGGTTCCGATATTTCGCAAGGTTATACTTACGCCGGTGAGGTGAGGGGGCGTTATGAAAGTCAGTTGGCTTTTCAGGTAAATGGGAAAATCATCAAAAGAAATATTCAACTGGGCAGTAAAGTAGATGCCGGTGACGTTCTTTTGCAAATTGATGCAAAAGATGTCCTGCAAACGGTAAATAACTATTCTGCTCAGGTCGATTCGGCTGAATCGCAATTGCAATTGGCTGAGAGCAATCTTAAACGCTATCGTGAATTATTAGAAGGAGGCGCAATCAGCCAGTCGCAATATGATCAATATGTCAATGCTTACAAAGTGGCTGTAGCCGGGGTACGGCAGACCCAGGCCCAATACACACAAGGCACCAATCAATTGGATTATACCTTGTTAAAGGCTGATAAACCGGGGATCGTATCAGGTATCTCTGCCGAAATAGGTCAAGTTGTCAGTGCCGGGCAAGTGATTGTCACTGTCGTACAGGACGGAGAGCGAGAAGTAGAAATCAGTGTACCGGAAAACCGGATAGAAGGCCTGCGCAAAGCTGAAAAAATACAGGTTTCCTTTTGGGCTTTGCCAGAGGTGACAGTAACCGGTAAAATAAGGGAGATTTCTCCGATGGCTGATCAAACCACCCGTACTTTTAAAGTCCGGGTCAGTTTAGTCAACCCGCCGCCCGAAATGAAGTTGGGTATGACCGCTGCCGTAGCCATAAACGACAGCACGATGCAACCAACTGTGAATATTCCTGTAGCGGCTGTTTACCAGGCTGAAGGAAACACTCCTGCTGTCTGGGTGGTAACAGACGGCAGGGTAACCTTGCGTTCCATTCAAACCGGCAACTATGGCAAGGATAATACCATTCAGGTTATCAGTGGCTTACAGCAGGGAGACCGGATTGTTATTGCCGGGGTTCATAAACTGACCGAAGGGCAACAAGTGAGCATCGGTGGTGATTCATTGTGA
- a CDS encoding TetR/AcrR family transcriptional regulator, with the protein MKNDTANKILDNATFLFAKLGFETVTVNQLAREAKSNPAAISYYFGNKENLYQEVLRRQFSPPIQSLKEIEFGSGTTATERLLTYTNVLTAIQYKQPYLSVFWQREMSRHPTTESSFFVREYTLQLYQYIVSSLRHGISQEEFLADLEPFHTASVLVEMLHAPHLAVSLLPQELNLSDKANRKNYIMQSIHYCLQGIRC; encoded by the coding sequence ATGAAAAACGATACAGCCAACAAAATACTGGATAATGCCACTTTTTTATTTGCCAAACTTGGTTTTGAAACTGTAACTGTAAATCAATTAGCGCGAGAGGCAAAAAGTAATCCTGCAGCAATTTCCTATTATTTCGGTAATAAAGAGAATCTTTATCAAGAGGTTTTAAGAAGACAGTTTAGTCCTCCTATTCAATCATTAAAAGAAATAGAATTCGGGTCCGGTACTACCGCTACCGAGAGATTGCTCACCTATACAAATGTATTAACTGCGATCCAATACAAACAACCTTATTTATCTGTATTTTGGCAACGTGAAATGAGCCGTCACCCTACTACTGAGAGCAGTTTTTTTGTAAGGGAATATACGCTGCAATTATATCAGTATATCGTCTCTTCTTTGCGTCATGGAATTTCCCAGGAAGAATTTCTTGCCGATTTGGAACCTTTCCATACGGCCTCCGTATTAGTAGAAATGCTGCATGCGCCACATCTTGCCGTGTCATTACTACCGCAGGAACTAAACTTATCCGATAAAGCTAACCGTAAAAATTATATTATGCAATCCATTCATTATTGTTTGCAAGGAATTCGGTGCTGA
- a CDS encoding zinc-dependent alcohol dehydrogenase yields MKTAVFTGVGQIQLEEYDIPEVEPDKVLIKVDACAICTWEQRVYKGIKQVEFPFIGGHETVGQIIAMGDRVDKVHWQLHDRVALGVTLACNNCYQCKSGNEQNCEHFNHSKQLEGLPHKGMGGLSSHLLVHPANLFKYKNISVEEATVTEPVSCVLHSVETADVQFGDVVVVIGCGIMGLLHVLLATRKGAVVIVSDTDEKRTALALKMGAAYAVNPKREDLAERVREITDGLKAQVVFDTTPISAVVEEARKCLANNGRLVLYSAFYPDIPVSFSPDWLHKSAVKVLGTANSNARDFVKATRMLSYGIIDVKPFISEVYPVNDIKAAFESASKGDKFRVVVKF; encoded by the coding sequence ATGAAAACAGCCGTATTTACCGGAGTAGGTCAAATCCAGCTGGAAGAATACGATATACCTGAAGTCGAGCCCGATAAAGTACTGATCAAAGTAGATGCCTGTGCTATCTGCACATGGGAACAGCGGGTTTATAAAGGAATTAAGCAAGTCGAGTTTCCCTTTATTGGCGGGCATGAAACGGTTGGCCAAATTATTGCTATGGGAGATCGCGTAGATAAGGTACACTGGCAGTTACATGACCGGGTAGCTCTTGGTGTTACACTTGCTTGTAATAATTGCTATCAATGCAAGAGCGGAAATGAACAAAATTGTGAACATTTTAATCATAGCAAGCAGCTTGAAGGCCTTCCGCATAAAGGGATGGGAGGACTCAGTTCTCATTTGCTTGTACATCCAGCCAATTTGTTTAAATACAAAAATATTTCGGTCGAAGAGGCAACTGTTACGGAACCTGTGTCGTGCGTATTGCATAGCGTGGAAACGGCCGATGTGCAATTTGGTGATGTTGTAGTTGTCATTGGCTGTGGAATTATGGGCTTGTTGCATGTTCTTCTTGCCACTAGGAAAGGTGCGGTAGTCATTGTATCTGATACCGACGAAAAGAGGACTGCATTAGCGCTGAAAATGGGCGCGGCATATGCGGTTAATCCTAAGAGAGAAGATTTGGCGGAAAGAGTAAGGGAGATTACTGACGGTCTTAAGGCGCAAGTTGTATTTGATACAACACCTATTTCAGCAGTGGTTGAGGAAGCGAGAAAATGCCTTGCGAATAATGGCAGGCTTGTTTTATATAGCGCGTTTTATCCGGACATCCCGGTATCTTTTAGCCCCGATTGGCTTCATAAAAGCGCCGTTAAAGTATTGGGAACAGCCAATTCCAATGCGCGGGATTTTGTGAAAGCGACAAGAATGCTGTCATATGGTATCATAGATGTAAAGCCGTTTATTAGTGAAGTATATCCGGTAAATGATATAAAGGCCGCATTTGAATCTGCCAGCAAGGGAGACAAATTTAGAGTCGTTGTTAAGTTCTAA
- a CDS encoding TetR/AcrR family transcriptional regulator produces MARPPQDPQIRINEILDTAKYLFSSKGYFGTTVSDIAKKMGVTQGMFYYYFKSKEEILEELLKRQTAILVSEVREMTYSSFLPSEKLGLLTGIIIKSIRAQGMELLDTVYHEKNLHIKNKLIQEVTGLLTPWGLRILEEGQRCGEFKVEHPPTSWSFILLVNEFLIDALYEKIADDLLELRVRLAESLIERVVGLPAGKIHILF; encoded by the coding sequence ATGGCCAGACCTCCACAGGATCCCCAAATCCGTATTAATGAGATTTTGGATACGGCAAAATATTTATTTAGTAGTAAAGGTTATTTTGGCACCACTGTCAGCGATATTGCCAAGAAAATGGGTGTCACCCAGGGTATGTTTTACTACTATTTTAAATCCAAGGAAGAAATTCTTGAAGAACTGCTTAAGCGTCAAACGGCTATATTAGTGTCCGAAGTTAGAGAGATGACTTATTCTAGCTTTCTTCCTTCCGAGAAGCTGGGACTTCTGACCGGTATCATCATTAAGAGCATTCGAGCGCAAGGCATGGAATTGTTAGATACTGTCTATCATGAGAAAAATTTGCATATTAAAAATAAATTAATTCAGGAAGTAACGGGCTTACTCACACCATGGGGCTTAAGAATCCTTGAAGAGGGGCAGCGTTGCGGTGAATTCAAAGTAGAACATCCGCCAACTTCCTGGAGTTTTATTTTACTGGTTAACGAATTTTTAATTGACGCCCTTTATGAAAAAATAGCTGACGATCTTCTGGAACTGCGTGTGAGGCTTGCAGAATCACTTATTGAAAGAGTAGTTGGCCTGCCAGCGGGAAAAATTCATATTTTATTCTAA
- a CDS encoding GntR family transcriptional regulator — translation MAVGKREGEFLYDELKKRILADYSDKPYFTPLPSERDLCSNYNVSRPTVRKALLLLEEEKFIVKIPTKGTFFLGNKEFVDGQSETSKNELAFYNRVVLRGNYTSSKVLFQNIEPASLEVAAKLELKKGDYVFRLERLRYINGKVYSLANAYLPYTLCSGLLEKDFTNRSLYRTLAEYGIYPSYAHKVIEISKAEEYEALHLGIQVGDPITITYTVTFDENNRILEYVISKSLAYKTRIELTVSTDRERSGKLHSFPAGEP, via the coding sequence TTGGCTGTCGGAAAAAGGGAAGGCGAATTTTTGTATGATGAATTAAAAAAAAGGATCTTAGCTGATTATTCCGATAAGCCATATTTTACACCCCTGCCAAGCGAACGGGATCTTTGCAGTAATTATAATGTCAGTCGCCCTACTGTCAGGAAGGCTTTATTGCTGTTGGAAGAAGAAAAATTTATAGTAAAGATTCCGACGAAGGGAACATTCTTCCTCGGTAATAAAGAGTTTGTTGATGGTCAGTCAGAAACGAGTAAAAATGAACTGGCATTTTACAATCGAGTTGTTTTAAGAGGCAACTATACAAGCAGTAAGGTGTTATTTCAAAATATAGAGCCAGCTTCGTTAGAGGTGGCAGCCAAATTGGAATTGAAAAAGGGCGATTATGTATTTCGATTGGAGCGATTGCGTTACATTAACGGCAAGGTTTATTCTTTGGCGAATGCATATCTTCCTTATACCTTGTGTTCAGGACTCTTGGAAAAAGACTTTACCAACAGATCGTTATACCGTACTTTGGCGGAGTATGGTATTTATCCGAGCTATGCCCATAAGGTGATCGAAATTTCAAAAGCGGAAGAGTATGAAGCACTGCATCTGGGCATTCAGGTTGGCGATCCGATTACGATTACCTATACGGTAACTTTCGATGAAAATAATAGGATTCTCGAATATGTGATATCGAAATCATTAGCGTATAAAACCAGAATTGAATTGACTGTTTCTACCGACCGTGAGCGATCTGGCAAGCTGCATTCTTTTCCTGCCGGTGAGCCATAA
- a CDS encoding universal stress protein: MEMVYKKILVPVDGSRHSIRALLHAEALARSFAGELNILYVSVLSQQVPLYDQIQGSKIPPHAAKDPASFAKAILAEATQLVPKDIPVKTYNELGEPRTFIIDFANNNECDVIVVGSRGLGTIAGLFLGSVSTYVVHHATCPVLVVH, from the coding sequence ATGGAAATGGTGTATAAGAAAATTTTGGTACCTGTAGATGGTTCACGTCATTCAATAAGAGCACTGCTGCATGCCGAAGCCTTAGCACGTTCTTTTGCCGGCGAACTTAACATTCTTTATGTATCGGTCCTGTCTCAGCAGGTTCCGCTATACGATCAAATTCAAGGCTCTAAAATTCCACCCCATGCAGCTAAAGATCCCGCAAGCTTTGCTAAAGCAATTTTGGCAGAAGCTACTCAGCTTGTCCCGAAAGATATTCCGGTTAAAACCTATAACGAATTGGGCGAACCACGTACTTTTATTATTGACTTTGCCAACAACAATGAGTGTGACGTCATTGTTGTTGGCAGTCGAGGACTGGGGACAATTGCCGGGCTATTTTTGGGCAGTGTCAGTACATACGTTGTGCATCATGCTACCTGTCCTGTTCTGGTTGTTCACTAA
- a CDS encoding class II fructose-bisphosphate aldolase codes for MLTTMKDVLLTAKKHKYAVGAFNVPNLESIQAVISAAEELQTPVIIQHAEVHEKYIPLTVIGPIMLDFAKRATVPVCVHLDHGSSFDLCMQAIRLGFTSIMYDASAKSYEENFNETKEMVRIAHAVGVSVEAELGHIFTSAIGGGEGRGAVGAEDFASLEDCYTDPETARKFVEGTNVDALAISFGTTHGVYLTKPRLDLNRITEIKEKIDIPLVMHGGSGLSDDDFKTAIHNGITKINYYTYGTIAGGEQVANILETAHDEKLFYHDIVLAGIAGIKANIKSAMQVFYHSIL; via the coding sequence ATGTTAACCACAATGAAAGATGTGTTATTAACGGCAAAAAAGCACAAGTATGCAGTAGGTGCCTTTAATGTCCCCAATCTGGAATCGATTCAGGCAGTTATTTCTGCTGCAGAGGAGTTGCAAACTCCAGTCATCATACAACACGCAGAAGTGCACGAAAAATATATCCCCTTGACTGTTATCGGTCCTATCATGCTCGATTTTGCCAAAAGAGCAACGGTTCCGGTATGTGTGCATTTGGACCACGGCTCCAGCTTCGATTTATGTATGCAGGCGATTCGCCTTGGCTTTACCTCCATTATGTACGATGCTTCTGCCAAAAGTTATGAGGAAAACTTTAACGAAACAAAAGAAATGGTTCGTATCGCCCACGCTGTTGGTGTTTCTGTAGAAGCCGAATTAGGTCATATTTTCACCTCAGCCATAGGCGGCGGTGAAGGACGCGGAGCTGTGGGCGCCGAAGATTTCGCTTCGCTGGAAGATTGTTATACCGATCCTGAAACCGCCCGGAAATTTGTCGAAGGAACCAATGTAGACGCACTGGCTATTTCCTTTGGAACAACGCACGGAGTTTATCTGACCAAACCCCGTTTAGATTTAAACCGTATAACCGAAATTAAAGAAAAAATCGATATTCCTTTAGTCATGCACGGAGGTTCCGGCCTTTCTGATGATGATTTCAAAACCGCCATTCATAATGGCATTACTAAAATAAATTATTATACTTATGGGACAATAGCCGGTGGCGAGCAAGTAGCAAACATACTCGAAACCGCACATGATGAAAAATTATTTTACCATGATATTGTTCTTGCCGGCATAGCCGGCATTAAGGCAAATATAAAATCAGCCATGCAGGTATTCTACCATTCCATTTTATAA
- the deoD gene encoding purine-nucleoside phosphorylase: MSIHIGAKPGAIAETVLLPGDPLRAKFIAENFLEDAVGYNEVRGMYGFTGFYKGERISVQGTGMGIPSISIYVNELITQYGVKRLIRTGTCGSLQENVKVKDVILAMAVSHDSNINAQRFPGMTYAPTADFALLQQAYAAAAKLGIKPKVGNVLTSDTFYHDDPDYWKRWAAYGVLAVEMETAGLYTLAAKYGVQALTIVTVSDHLVTGEATTAEERQTTFTQMMNIALETVK, translated from the coding sequence ATGAGTATACATATTGGGGCTAAACCGGGAGCTATTGCCGAAACGGTGCTGCTGCCCGGCGATCCGCTGCGGGCGAAGTTCATTGCCGAAAATTTTCTGGAAGATGCCGTGGGTTACAATGAAGTGCGCGGTATGTACGGTTTTACCGGCTTTTACAAAGGAGAGCGGATCTCGGTGCAGGGAACAGGCATGGGTATTCCCTCCATATCCATCTATGTAAATGAACTAATTACTCAGTATGGCGTAAAGCGTCTTATCCGGACCGGCACCTGCGGCTCGCTGCAGGAAAACGTAAAGGTAAAGGATGTCATTCTGGCAATGGCTGTTTCCCACGACTCCAATATCAACGCTCAGCGGTTTCCGGGGATGACCTACGCCCCAACGGCCGACTTTGCGCTTTTGCAGCAGGCCTATGCGGCGGCAGCGAAGCTGGGTATTAAACCCAAGGTAGGCAATGTGCTGACTTCCGATACTTTTTATCATGACGATCCGGATTATTGGAAGCGCTGGGCGGCCTATGGCGTGCTGGCGGTGGAAATGGAAACAGCGGGACTGTATACGCTGGCTGCCAAATACGGTGTGCAGGCGCTGACTATTGTAACGGTGAGCGATCATCTGGTTACCGGTGAGGCAACGACAGCCGAGGAACGGCAGACCACGTTTACGCAGATGATGAACATTGCCCTGGAAACGGTAAAATAA
- a CDS encoding efflux RND transporter permease subunit, producing MKGFNLTEWSLNHKQVIYFFMILFFIAGFVSYQKLGRMEDPDFTIKQMIVSAAWPGATAKQMEEQVTDKIEKKLQDLPGLDYLKSYSTPGTTVIYVHLKDSILQKEVRGKWLEVRNMVNDIAGTLPTGVTTPQFNDRFDEVYGVVFALTGDGYTYEDMRVKAERIRRILLGVPSVKKVNLLGVQTEKIYVEVENNKLAQLGIDPTLITSTLQAQNAMSASGMLETTSDNIYLRVTGMFENLEDVKNTPIQANGRTFRLGDIATVTRSYSEPSDPKFYYNGEPSVGISLAMEPGGNVLTLGENIAKTIEQVKKELPAGMEIHQTVNQPKVVESSIDEFVESLFEAIVIVLIVSFISLGVHSGIIVALCIPLVIAIVFTFMNLFSIDLQRISLGALIIALGLLVDDAIITIETMVVKLEQGWSRFNAACFAYSSTAYPRLTGELVTCAGFIPVGFAVGSASEYCVTIFTVVTISLLTSWIVAGTATPLLGYLFIKIKPKNDGETEHDPYDTVFYQKFKKLLVWCMTHKKIVLGMTVGVFIVAVSALGLVKQQFFPASTRSELIVQLELPEGSSLKNMDAVACQFAQELEGDPQISYYTYHVGEGAPRFVLSFDPTANKTNFSEFIIVAKDYKARDELQKKYRQVLINEFSDVQFHTKVINNGPTSDYPVMLRVKGYDVDKVREIAEQVQTVMAANPHTRNVNLKWSEKSKIAHLSIDQDKVRKLGITSQTLASALQMQQSGTDITQFREDDKTVNMLLRFDAQDRNNPAEIKNFNIPLGNGKYVPLDQIAKISFEAEDGLIYRRDLKPMIWIQAELNSNDVTGDNVAEQVYNNLNELRAGLPFGYSIEYDGPKEDSIKAVGFMMQPVPAMIIAIMILLIIQLQNIPKMILTLMTAPLGFIGVVAGLLITNSPMGFVVQLGMLALSGIIMRNTVILMDQIDQLLDNGEPLWDAIINATVIRLRPILLTAAAAILGMIPLVSSIFWGPMAIAIAAGLMGATILTLVVLPVMYAAWYRAKPNSSVQGNVTTGAAGPSV from the coding sequence GTGAAAGGCTTCAACTTGACCGAATGGTCGTTGAATCATAAGCAAGTCATATACTTTTTTATGATACTTTTTTTCATTGCCGGTTTTGTCTCCTATCAAAAGCTGGGAAGAATGGAAGATCCTGATTTTACCATTAAGCAAATGATTGTCAGTGCAGCCTGGCCGGGAGCCACGGCGAAACAGATGGAGGAACAAGTTACCGATAAAATTGAAAAGAAATTGCAGGACCTGCCGGGACTCGATTATTTAAAGAGTTATTCTACTCCGGGCACAACAGTTATTTATGTCCATTTAAAGGATTCTATACTCCAAAAGGAGGTGCGCGGCAAATGGCTGGAAGTTCGCAATATGGTTAACGATATTGCGGGCACCCTTCCTACCGGCGTCACTACACCGCAATTTAATGACCGGTTTGACGAGGTTTATGGCGTGGTATTCGCTTTAACCGGTGATGGTTATACCTATGAGGATATGCGCGTAAAAGCGGAAAGAATCCGGCGAATTTTATTGGGAGTTCCCAGTGTAAAAAAAGTAAATCTGCTTGGCGTACAGACTGAAAAGATTTATGTTGAAGTCGAAAATAATAAATTGGCACAATTAGGCATTGATCCCACTCTCATTACAAGCACATTGCAAGCGCAAAACGCCATGTCCGCATCGGGCATGTTGGAAACAACCAGCGATAATATTTACTTGCGGGTTACCGGCATGTTCGAAAATCTGGAAGATGTTAAAAATACTCCGATTCAGGCGAATGGCCGCACCTTCCGCCTTGGCGATATTGCTACCGTTACCCGTTCCTACAGCGAGCCTTCCGATCCTAAGTTTTATTATAATGGGGAGCCCAGTGTCGGAATTTCTCTGGCCATGGAACCTGGTGGCAATGTCTTGACTTTAGGTGAGAATATCGCTAAAACAATCGAACAGGTGAAAAAAGAATTGCCGGCCGGTATGGAAATTCATCAAACGGTAAATCAACCTAAAGTGGTGGAAAGCTCAATTGATGAATTTGTAGAATCGCTGTTTGAAGCCATTGTGATTGTTCTTATTGTCAGTTTTATTAGTCTGGGTGTGCATTCAGGCATTATCGTGGCCTTATGTATTCCTCTGGTTATCGCCATCGTGTTTACCTTTATGAACTTGTTCAGTATTGATTTACAGCGTATATCTTTGGGCGCTCTGATTATTGCTTTGGGATTGCTAGTTGACGATGCGATTATTACCATTGAAACCATGGTGGTTAAACTTGAACAAGGCTGGAGCCGCTTTAATGCCGCCTGCTTTGCCTATTCCTCCACTGCCTATCCCCGTTTAACCGGGGAACTGGTGACCTGCGCCGGCTTTATTCCGGTCGGCTTTGCCGTCGGGAGTGCGTCGGAATATTGCGTTACCATCTTTACAGTTGTCACCATCTCCTTGCTGACCTCCTGGATTGTTGCCGGAACCGCCACTCCGTTGCTAGGCTACTTATTTATCAAAATTAAGCCCAAAAATGACGGTGAAACCGAGCACGATCCTTATGACACGGTTTTTTATCAAAAATTTAAAAAGCTTTTGGTTTGGTGCATGACTCATAAAAAAATCGTTTTAGGAATGACTGTGGGCGTTTTTATTGTTGCAGTTTCTGCCTTAGGGCTGGTAAAGCAACAGTTTTTTCCGGCTTCTACCCGTTCGGAGCTGATTGTCCAGTTGGAACTGCCGGAAGGCTCTTCGCTTAAAAATATGGATGCTGTTGCCTGCCAGTTTGCCCAAGAACTGGAAGGTGATCCGCAAATTTCTTATTATACCTATCATGTAGGGGAAGGTGCGCCTCGTTTTGTGCTAAGTTTTGATCCCACAGCAAACAAGACTAATTTTTCCGAATTCATCATTGTCGCCAAAGATTACAAGGCCCGTGATGAACTGCAGAAGAAATATCGTCAGGTGCTAATAAACGAATTTTCCGATGTACAATTCCATACCAAAGTAATCAATAACGGTCCTACTTCCGACTATCCGGTCATGCTGCGGGTCAAAGGATACGACGTGGACAAAGTGCGGGAAATTGCCGAACAGGTACAGACGGTTATGGCCGCTAATCCCCATACCCGAAACGTCAATTTAAAATGGAGTGAAAAAAGTAAGATCGCCCATTTATCCATAGACCAGGATAAGGTCCGCAAACTGGGGATTACATCACAAACTCTGGCATCTGCGCTGCAGATGCAACAGTCAGGAACAGATATCACTCAATTCCGTGAAGATGACAAAACAGTTAATATGTTGCTTCGCTTTGACGCGCAGGATCGAAACAATCCTGCTGAAATTAAAAATTTCAACATTCCGCTTGGCAATGGCAAATATGTTCCGCTTGATCAAATTGCCAAAATCAGCTTTGAAGCAGAAGACGGATTGATTTACCGGCGTGATCTAAAACCGATGATCTGGATACAGGCGGAATTGAATTCTAACGATGTAACCGGGGATAATGTGGCGGAACAAGTCTACAACAACCTGAATGAATTGCGCGCCGGGTTACCGTTTGGCTACAGCATTGAGTATGACGGACCTAAGGAGGATAGCATCAAGGCAGTCGGTTTTATGATGCAGCCTGTTCCGGCCATGATCATTGCGATTATGATTCTTTTAATTATACAACTGCAGAACATTCCCAAAATGATTCTGACTTTGATGACAGCGCCGCTGGGATTTATTGGCGTGGTTGCCGGACTATTGATTACCAACAGTCCTATGGGCTTTGTCGTTCAATTAGGTATGTTAGCCCTATCGGGGATCATCATGCGTAATACCGTTATATTAATGGATCAGATTGACCAATTGTTAGATAATGGCGAACCGCTTTGGGATGCCATTATTAACGCTACTGTCATCCGGCTGCGGCCCATTCTGTTGACAGCTGCGGCAGCTATTTTAGGCATGATTCCTTTAGTCTCCAGTATTTTCTGGGGGCCGATGGCTATTGCTATTGCGGCGGGATTAATGGGGGCTACTATTTTAACCTTGGTTGTATTACCGGTCATGTACGCCGCCTGGTATAGAGCGAAGCCTAATAGTAGTGTGCAAGGCAACGTGACTACCGGTGCAGCCGGTCCTTCAGTTTAA
- a CDS encoding DMT family transporter has protein sequence METGKPNYKMIVILIWVVILWGVNAVAIKYLTQFYPPLVLAPVRLCLASLLLVPVMIVQKCWRLPRKAWPSVGGIALFCIFLHQIALTFGIKATSGTHAVLILGMNPLMTALLAGYFLKEKFTAAKAAGMVLGFGGLLFVVAANAQSGASLFGDAVMGIATLVFVIGSLFVKTATSYASPLTVTAYSHALAAAGLGLVGFAANPDWGHAAYSSWIPVAVLLFSSFFSTALGALLWNVSIRHLGASTASLFQNGCPVIGVFASVLFLGEQLSWHHLTALVLVVLGVTIGTGILPLPQFGRGKQAMDQQA, from the coding sequence TTGGAAACGGGTAAACCTAATTATAAAATGATCGTCATACTCATCTGGGTTGTTATTCTATGGGGTGTGAATGCGGTAGCAATAAAATATTTAACGCAGTTTTATCCGCCGTTGGTCCTGGCGCCTGTCCGGTTATGCCTGGCCAGCCTGTTGCTGGTGCCGGTTATGATCGTCCAGAAATGCTGGAGACTTCCCCGAAAAGCCTGGCCTTCGGTTGGTGGAATCGCTTTGTTTTGCATATTTTTGCATCAGATTGCCCTTACTTTCGGTATTAAAGCCACCAGCGGCACCCATGCCGTGCTGATTTTAGGAATGAATCCGCTCATGACGGCCCTGCTGGCCGGTTATTTCTTAAAGGAGAAGTTTACGGCAGCCAAGGCAGCCGGCATGGTTTTGGGATTTGGTGGGTTGTTGTTTGTTGTGGCGGCCAATGCACAAAGCGGAGCCAGTCTGTTTGGTGATGCTGTGATGGGGATTGCCACGCTGGTCTTTGTCATTGGCTCGCTTTTTGTTAAAACAGCTACTTCTTATGCCAGTCCGTTAACGGTTACCGCCTACAGCCATGCGTTGGCTGCCGCCGGGCTTGGCCTGGTCGGGTTTGCGGCCAATCCGGACTGGGGCCATGCCGCTTATTCTTCCTGGATACCGGTAGCTGTACTGCTATTTTCCAGTTTTTTCAGTACCGCATTGGGCGCCTTGCTTTGGAATGTGTCTATCAGGCATTTGGGTGCTTCCACGGCGTCGTTGTTCCAAAACGGCTGTCCGGTCATCGGCGTATTTGCCTCGGTGCTTTTTCTTGGTGAGCAGCTAAGCTGGCACCATCTTACGGCTTTGGTGCTGGTTGTTCTGGGGGTTACCATCGGTACGGGAATTCTTCCGCTGCCGCAGTTTGGCCGCGGTAAGCAGGCTATGGACCAGCAGGCGTAA